The proteins below come from a single Burkholderia contaminans genomic window:
- a CDS encoding Xaa-Pro dipeptidyl-peptidase, whose product MDIHRTGLRRAWLPALVAAATLAACGGDDGGSVAGVSALAQGKQEEAAASAADKQLASRISPSGVPYANQASGGRYRPVITNGQVQPSLSGGTIEENAWVDTPVDSDGDGTRDRIHVRIVRPTETANGARTPVIVLASPYYAGLADSPDHNVDVELDGTPHPAATAATAATGASARIMAAAPQVRMLQQVEAAAAGRSWIEGYFIPRGFTIVYADSLGTAGSDGCPTILTRDESVAMASVIRWLGRDATAKDANGKAVVANWSTGHVGMYGVSYDGTLPKMVASLRTRGLDAIVPVAGLTNMYGYYRSGGLVRAPEGYQGEDVDVYIKALLTNAHPERCTHLIDEALQQEDRKTGDYSPFWAARDIPTAYAVAPALVAQGLTDDNVRVDQSTLWHLAMRRQGVPTQLWLHRLKHTDPTRVPAMADAWTAEVNRWFTRYLIGFDNGVERDPRAVIEQADGTLLKEADWAARHATPVTYFAGGDGAGTGTLLRLPSGGPLARFTDDARIPALTLANAPTGENRSRFETAPLTAATRLSGSATARVRLTFTAVANVTALLVDRAPDGTATIVTRAWTDPRNRVSEWVSQPVLPGMPYDLKLTFMPRDYKLEAGHRLGLVVMSSDNEATLRPTPGTGLTLDPAGTSVTVPLTAS is encoded by the coding sequence ATGGACATTCATCGAACCGGATTGCGTCGCGCGTGGCTACCCGCGCTCGTTGCGGCCGCAACGCTCGCCGCGTGCGGCGGCGACGACGGCGGCAGCGTGGCGGGCGTCTCCGCGCTCGCGCAGGGCAAACAGGAGGAGGCCGCCGCGTCGGCAGCCGACAAGCAACTCGCATCACGCATTTCGCCCTCCGGCGTCCCGTACGCCAATCAGGCCAGCGGCGGCCGCTACCGGCCCGTGATCACGAACGGCCAGGTGCAGCCGTCGCTGTCGGGCGGCACGATCGAGGAGAACGCGTGGGTCGACACGCCGGTCGACTCCGACGGCGACGGCACGCGCGACCGCATCCACGTCCGCATCGTGCGCCCGACCGAAACCGCGAACGGCGCACGTACGCCCGTCATCGTGCTCGCGAGCCCGTACTACGCGGGCCTCGCCGACAGCCCCGACCACAACGTCGACGTCGAACTCGACGGCACGCCGCATCCGGCCGCCACGGCGGCCACGGCAGCGACCGGCGCCTCCGCGCGCATCATGGCCGCCGCGCCGCAGGTGCGGATGCTGCAGCAGGTCGAGGCCGCCGCCGCCGGGCGCTCGTGGATCGAGGGCTACTTCATCCCGCGCGGCTTCACGATCGTCTACGCGGATTCGCTCGGTACTGCCGGGTCGGACGGCTGCCCGACGATCCTCACGCGCGACGAATCGGTCGCGATGGCATCGGTGATCCGCTGGCTCGGCCGCGACGCAACCGCGAAGGACGCGAACGGCAAGGCGGTCGTCGCGAACTGGTCGACGGGCCACGTCGGCATGTACGGCGTGTCGTACGACGGCACGCTGCCGAAGATGGTCGCGAGCCTGCGCACGCGCGGGCTCGACGCGATCGTGCCGGTCGCCGGGCTGACCAACATGTACGGCTACTACCGCTCGGGCGGGCTCGTGCGTGCGCCGGAGGGCTATCAGGGCGAGGACGTCGACGTGTACATCAAGGCGCTGCTGACGAACGCGCATCCGGAGCGCTGCACGCACCTGATCGACGAAGCGCTGCAGCAGGAAGACCGCAAGACCGGCGACTATTCGCCGTTCTGGGCCGCGCGCGATATTCCCACCGCGTACGCGGTCGCGCCGGCGCTCGTCGCGCAAGGGCTCACCGACGACAACGTGCGGGTCGACCAGTCGACGCTGTGGCATCTCGCGATGCGGCGCCAGGGCGTGCCGACGCAGCTGTGGCTGCATCGCCTGAAGCACACCGACCCGACCCGCGTGCCGGCGATGGCCGATGCGTGGACGGCGGAAGTGAACCGCTGGTTCACGCGCTACCTGATCGGTTTCGACAACGGCGTCGAACGCGATCCGCGCGCGGTGATCGAGCAGGCGGACGGCACGCTGCTGAAGGAAGCGGACTGGGCCGCGCGCCACGCCACGCCGGTCACGTACTTCGCGGGCGGCGACGGCGCAGGCACCGGCACGCTGCTGCGGCTGCCGAGCGGCGGCCCGCTCGCGCGCTTCACCGACGATGCGCGCATTCCCGCGCTCACGCTGGCGAACGCACCGACGGGCGAGAACCGCAGCCGGTTCGAAACCGCGCCGCTCACGGCCGCGACACGCCTGTCCGGTTCCGCGACCGCGCGCGTCAGGCTGACCTTCACGGCCGTGGCCAACGTGACGGCCCTGCTGGTCGATCGCGCGCCGGACGGCACGGCCACGATCGTCACGCGCGCGTGGACCGATCCGCGCAACCGCGTGTCGGAGTGGGTCTCGCAGCCGGTTCTGCCCGGGATGCCGTACGACCTGAAGCTGACGTTCATGCCGCGTGACTACAAGCTGGAAGCCGGCCACCGGCTGGGGCTCGTCGTGATGTCGAGCGACAACGAGGCCACGTTGCGGCCGACGCCGGGCACCGGGCTGACGCTTGACCCGGCCGGCACGTCGGTGACGGTGCCGTTGACGGCGTCCTGA
- a CDS encoding SAM-dependent methyltransferase yields the protein MNNLVTSKTVASASSLNDRRRQPFAAVRGQLQNDYESRVMEAYQDDPAQWSKAIGDRLWFQFGVYDDPQSPRPADLDESGLRYFERQLKIAGLDTPGRQPINRILDIGCGWGTVLRDLSERFPGCHRLDGINISDRQLEYCAEVNAARGVSDRINLFRCNALDIDLLPDFDVPYDLAIMRGVISHFPYDLFEIVMAKLRRRLAANGTVIVSDNLYNVDLSEYRSDTPDLVDRLACKYRKTPAYLRQVFEQSGFRVHDMQVLPNRTDATRWLLDVQDNIERHFPTGAVGALEELRVMCESLAVAIVKRQVSIYSFVLKHG from the coding sequence ATGAACAACCTGGTTACCAGCAAAACCGTCGCATCCGCGTCGTCATTGAACGATCGGCGTCGCCAGCCATTCGCGGCCGTTCGAGGCCAACTGCAAAACGATTACGAATCGCGGGTCATGGAGGCCTACCAGGACGATCCGGCGCAGTGGAGCAAGGCGATTGGCGATCGCCTCTGGTTCCAGTTCGGCGTCTATGACGATCCCCAGTCGCCCAGGCCGGCCGACCTCGACGAATCGGGCCTCAGGTATTTCGAACGGCAACTGAAGATCGCCGGCCTGGACACGCCCGGGCGCCAGCCGATCAACCGGATACTCGACATCGGATGCGGCTGGGGAACGGTGCTGCGCGATCTGTCCGAGCGGTTTCCCGGCTGTCATCGCCTGGACGGCATCAACATCAGCGATCGCCAGCTCGAATACTGCGCCGAAGTCAACGCCGCGCGCGGCGTCTCCGACAGGATCAACCTGTTCCGGTGCAATGCACTGGACATCGACCTGCTGCCGGACTTCGACGTGCCCTACGACCTCGCGATCATGCGCGGCGTGATCTCCCATTTCCCCTATGATCTCTTCGAGATCGTGATGGCCAAGTTGCGCCGGCGGCTGGCCGCAAACGGGACGGTCATCGTTTCGGATAACTTATATAACGTCGACCTCTCCGAATACCGTTCCGATACGCCCGACCTGGTCGACAGGCTCGCGTGCAAGTATCGCAAGACGCCCGCATACCTGCGCCAGGTGTTCGAGCAAAGCGGCTTCCGCGTCCACGACATGCAGGTCCTGCCGAACCGGACGGACGCGACGCGATGGCTGCTGGACGTTCAGGACAACATCGAGCGCCATTTCCCGACGGGCGCGGTCGGCGCGCTGGAAGAACTCCGCGTGATGTGCGAAAGCCTGGCCGTCGCCATCGTCAAGCGTCAGGTTTCCATCTACAGCTTCGTGCTCAAGCACGGTTGA
- a CDS encoding terpene synthase family protein, whose translation MSITTLIDDTITNPAMLDQAQQRSTLRQHYFDAIAGIRPPDTAPIAQLLYEGLLPVKAHLASKPRVWKRMEDALHTLIVRQTDPLALKMDELTFDAYLEMRRIDNYGEWAAIMTEYAIDVDMTEHLVADRSLAEMRTAAIDSITLVNDPYSFRKEIHIADSVNSVWLLMYREGLKLQDALNKLATLVAENERNLMAARDRVLAGPLGNRADVRAYVTELEHLASGNAEFHAISTRYHGRDFKGKRFISGEVTIRALPSTDEVAAADLAGIRPAN comes from the coding sequence ATGAGCATCACCACGCTGATCGACGACACCATCACCAACCCCGCGATGCTGGATCAGGCGCAACAGCGCTCGACATTGCGCCAGCACTACTTCGATGCAATCGCCGGCATTCGCCCGCCCGACACCGCGCCCATCGCGCAATTGCTGTACGAGGGGCTGCTGCCCGTCAAGGCGCATCTGGCGTCGAAACCGCGTGTCTGGAAACGCATGGAGGACGCGCTGCATACGTTGATCGTCCGGCAGACGGATCCGCTGGCGTTGAAGATGGACGAACTCACGTTCGATGCCTACCTGGAGATGCGGCGCATCGACAACTACGGGGAATGGGCGGCCATCATGACGGAGTACGCGATCGACGTCGACATGACCGAGCACCTGGTGGCCGACCGCTCGCTGGCGGAAATGAGAACGGCCGCCATCGATTCGATTACGCTGGTCAACGACCCGTATTCATTCCGAAAGGAAATTCATATCGCCGATTCGGTCAACTCGGTCTGGCTGCTGATGTACCGGGAGGGCCTGAAACTCCAGGACGCGCTGAACAAGCTGGCAACGCTGGTGGCCGAGAACGAGCGCAACCTGATGGCCGCGCGCGACCGCGTCCTTGCCGGCCCGCTCGGGAATCGGGCGGATGTGCGCGCCTACGTGACGGAGCTCGAGCATCTGGCGTCCGGCAACGCGGAATTTCACGCGATCAGCACGCGCTACCACGGCCGGGATTTCAAGGGGAAACGGTTCATTTCCGGCGAGGTGACCATTCGGGCGCTACCCTCGACGGATGAAGTCGCCGCGGCCGATCTGGCCGGTATCCGTCCCGCGAATTGA
- a CDS encoding 2-hydroxyacid dehydrogenase has product MKPELLVLIALRGDAHREIAASFDVRYAPTSEERERAIAEHGGAIRAVLTNGSTGLTAAEIDRLPQLTFVSALGAGYEHIDVTHAKARGVTVVTGAGTNDDCVADHAFALLLAVVRNVVQLDAKTRAGVWRDGLAMPPNVSGKKLGIVGLGKIGEKCARRAAGFDIEIGYHNRSEKKVPYRYFDRVDALAQWADFLIVATPGGAGTRHLIDRAVLDALGPGGFVVNVSRGSVVDTAALAEALREGRIAGAGLDVYEGEPEPPRALTDLDSVVLTPHMGGWSPEALDRSVRQFIDNAERHFSGQPVLTPV; this is encoded by the coding sequence ATGAAGCCCGAGTTGCTGGTTCTCATCGCATTGCGCGGCGACGCGCATCGCGAGATCGCCGCGTCGTTCGACGTGCGCTACGCCCCCACATCCGAAGAGCGCGAACGCGCGATCGCCGAACACGGCGGCGCCATACGCGCGGTGCTGACCAACGGCAGCACGGGGCTCACCGCCGCCGAGATCGATCGTCTTCCGCAACTCACGTTCGTCAGCGCGCTCGGCGCCGGGTACGAGCACATCGACGTGACGCACGCCAAGGCGCGCGGCGTGACCGTGGTCACGGGCGCCGGCACCAACGACGATTGCGTGGCCGATCACGCGTTCGCGCTGCTGCTCGCGGTGGTGCGCAACGTCGTGCAGCTCGATGCGAAAACCCGTGCGGGCGTGTGGCGCGACGGCCTGGCGATGCCGCCGAACGTGTCGGGCAAGAAGCTCGGCATCGTCGGGCTCGGCAAGATCGGCGAGAAGTGCGCGCGCCGCGCGGCCGGCTTCGACATTGAGATCGGTTATCACAATCGTTCGGAGAAGAAGGTCCCTTATCGCTATTTCGACCGCGTCGACGCGCTCGCGCAGTGGGCCGATTTCCTGATCGTCGCGACACCGGGCGGCGCGGGCACACGGCATCTGATCGATCGCGCGGTGCTCGATGCGCTCGGCCCCGGCGGGTTCGTCGTCAACGTGTCACGCGGCAGTGTTGTCGATACGGCTGCTTTGGCGGAGGCGTTGCGTGAAGGACGCATCGCGGGTGCGGGGCTCGACGTGTACGAAGGCGAACCCGAGCCGCCGCGCGCGCTGACGGATCTCGACAGCGTCGTGCTGACGCCGCACATGGGTGGCTGGTCGCCCGAGGCGCTCGATCGGTCGGTGCGGCAGTTCATCGACAATGCCGAGCGGCACTTTTCAGGGCAGCCGGTGCTGACGCCGGTGTGA
- the osmF gene encoding glycine betaine ABC transporter substrate-binding protein OsmF codes for MKLALPARILGLALAATLVAPAAHADTPVVVSSKIDTEGNLLGNLIAQVLKAHGIPVTEKIALGTTPIVRKALTSGEIDVYPEYTGNAAFFFNKADDPLWKNASQGYDTAKQLDYAANHLVWLTPAPANNTWGVAVLAPVAQSQHLKTFSDFGKWIAGGGKVKLAASAEFVNSASALPSFEKAYGFKLKPDQLVVLSGGDTAATIKAAANQTDGVNAAMVYGTDGGIASSGLAVLDDDKHVQPVYAPAPVIREAVLKAHPQIADYLKPVFASLDLKTLQSLNARIQINGEPAAGVAKSYLKSKGFVK; via the coding sequence ATGAAGCTCGCCCTGCCCGCCCGGATCCTGGGCCTCGCGCTCGCCGCTACCCTCGTCGCGCCCGCTGCGCATGCCGACACGCCCGTCGTGGTGTCGTCGAAGATCGACACCGAAGGCAACCTGCTCGGCAACCTCATCGCGCAGGTGCTGAAGGCGCACGGTATCCCCGTCACCGAAAAGATCGCGCTCGGCACCACGCCGATCGTGCGCAAGGCGCTCACGAGCGGCGAAATCGACGTCTACCCCGAATACACCGGCAATGCCGCGTTTTTCTTCAACAAGGCGGACGATCCGCTGTGGAAGAACGCGAGCCAGGGTTACGACACCGCGAAGCAACTCGACTACGCGGCGAACCATCTCGTCTGGCTCACCCCGGCGCCCGCGAACAACACGTGGGGCGTCGCCGTGCTCGCACCGGTCGCGCAATCGCAGCACCTGAAGACCTTCTCCGATTTCGGCAAGTGGATCGCCGGCGGCGGCAAGGTGAAGCTCGCGGCGTCGGCCGAATTCGTGAACAGCGCGTCCGCCCTGCCGTCGTTCGAGAAAGCATACGGCTTCAAGCTGAAGCCCGACCAGCTCGTGGTGCTGTCCGGCGGCGACACGGCCGCAACCATCAAGGCTGCCGCGAACCAGACCGACGGCGTGAATGCCGCGATGGTCTACGGCACCGACGGCGGCATCGCGTCGAGCGGCCTCGCGGTGCTCGACGACGACAAGCACGTGCAGCCCGTCTACGCGCCCGCACCGGTGATCCGCGAAGCCGTGCTGAAAGCGCACCCGCAGATCGCCGACTACCTGAAGCCGGTGTTCGCGAGCCTCGACCTGAAGACGCTGCAGTCACTGAACGCGCGCATCCAGATCAACGGCGAACCGGCCGCCGGTGTCGCGAAAAGCTACCTGAAATCGAAGGGCTTCGTTAAATGA